In one Pseudomonas fitomaticsae genomic region, the following are encoded:
- a CDS encoding TIGR03751 family conjugal transfer lipoprotein, producing the protein MKKIMPPYLIWISVFCWGLAGCSTDKETLLPHGEQTMLDIWNGAGSQGTQQQLLDARQQLRRPLAQADFSALLQEPYTRTAANEIHNLFPRLPNPDLVLYVYPHLSGTEQTPIPGYSTVFPFYQRVQYALPGERQEDL; encoded by the coding sequence ATGAAAAAGATCATGCCTCCCTACCTAATCTGGATTAGCGTGTTCTGCTGGGGCCTGGCTGGGTGTTCCACCGACAAAGAAACGCTGCTGCCCCATGGCGAGCAAACCATGCTGGACATCTGGAACGGCGCCGGTTCGCAAGGCACTCAGCAGCAACTGTTAGATGCTCGGCAGCAGCTACGCCGCCCGCTGGCTCAGGCGGATTTCTCCGCGCTTCTCCAGGAACCGTATACGCGCACCGCAGCGAACGAGATCCACAATTTGTTCCCTCGCCTGCCCAATCCCGATCTGGTGCTGTACGTGTATCCGCACCTTAGTGGTACCGAACAGACACCGATCCCAGGTTACTCGACGGTCTTTCCGTTCTACCAACGGGTGCAGTACGCATTGCCGGGTGAACGTCAGGAAGACTTGTAG
- a CDS encoding conjugative transfer ATPase has product MRTGDSGSRTSAWKAWRHPLRPRATLADEAALYAHNPSFTDHLPWVEYLDTEQCFLLDDNRSVGAVFELLPIGTEGREPDWLMAARDALEDALQDSFDELDQAPWVAQFFCQDDNDFTPYLTRLTDYIQDSARGTVFTETFLELSRRHLKAIAKPGGLFEDKAVTRLPWRGNNRRVRLVIYRWLESGAEEAGLTPAQSLQQACERIVASLQACGVQSARVDGHGLYAWLLPWFNPAPRLTDEAPEDFYQCVAYPESSDGESLELPFDHDFSERLFFNEPRSDVQQGLWYFDGQPHRVMVVDKLRRPPLIGQLNGETRKGDAVNALFDQLPEGTVMSLTLVVKPQDVLEEQLNRLARKAIGENLASTQTRQDVEEARAIIGRQHKLYRGTLAFYVRGHDEQQLHQRSVSLANALLGAGLQPVREGDEVAACNSYLRWLPMAYNPARDTRNWYTRLMFAQHLANLIPVWGRSTGTGHPGITLFNRGGSPLSFDPLSRLDRAMNGHLLLFGPTGAGKSATLVTLLMQVMAVYRPRLFIVEAGNSFGLQGDYFAMQDLSTNMVQLKPGTAISLAPFADASRLVEQPDQVASLSIDELDDETVASSENQRDILGELEITARLMITGGEAKEEARLSRADRSLIRECLLDAAQTCVAAGHQVLTRDVRDALLRVAADTRLPEKRRERAQEMGESIDLFCQGFEGELFDREGAPWPESDVTIVDLATYAREGYEAQMSISYISLMNTVNNLAERDQYLGRPIIMVTDEGHIITKNPLLAPFVVKGTKMWRKLGAWFWMATQNLADFPTAAQTMLNMIEWWICLNMPPAEIEEIARFKKLTSAQKALLLSASKEPGKYTEGVVLSKKLETLFRAVPPSLYLALAMTEPEEKAERWRLMQSTGCSELEAAYRVAERIDKMRGIK; this is encoded by the coding sequence GTGCGTACCGGCGATTCGGGCAGCCGCACTTCTGCGTGGAAAGCCTGGCGCCACCCATTGCGCCCTCGTGCCACCTTGGCCGATGAAGCTGCACTGTATGCACACAACCCCAGCTTCACCGATCATCTGCCTTGGGTCGAATACCTCGACACCGAGCAGTGTTTCCTGCTGGATGACAATCGCTCGGTGGGAGCGGTGTTCGAGTTACTGCCCATCGGTACCGAAGGGCGCGAACCCGATTGGCTGATGGCCGCCCGCGATGCACTCGAAGACGCCCTGCAGGATAGCTTTGACGAACTGGATCAAGCGCCTTGGGTGGCGCAGTTTTTCTGCCAGGACGACAACGATTTCACCCCTTACTTGACGCGGCTCACCGATTATATTCAGGACAGCGCGCGAGGTACGGTCTTCACCGAAACGTTTTTGGAACTCAGTCGTCGTCATCTGAAGGCCATCGCCAAGCCGGGAGGTCTGTTCGAGGACAAGGCCGTCACGCGCCTACCCTGGCGTGGCAATAACCGACGGGTGCGCCTGGTGATCTATCGCTGGCTTGAGTCTGGCGCTGAGGAGGCGGGACTTACCCCGGCGCAATCCCTGCAACAGGCTTGCGAACGTATCGTGGCTTCGTTGCAGGCATGCGGGGTGCAATCGGCGCGAGTCGATGGCCACGGTCTGTATGCTTGGTTGTTGCCCTGGTTCAATCCGGCGCCCAGGCTCACGGATGAAGCGCCCGAGGATTTCTACCAATGCGTGGCCTATCCGGAGTCAAGTGATGGCGAGTCGCTGGAGTTACCCTTCGACCACGACTTCTCCGAGCGGCTGTTTTTCAACGAACCGCGTTCGGATGTGCAACAGGGACTTTGGTACTTCGATGGACAACCCCATCGGGTCATGGTGGTGGACAAACTGCGGCGGCCTCCCTTGATTGGTCAACTCAATGGTGAAACTCGCAAGGGCGACGCGGTGAATGCGCTGTTCGACCAGTTACCCGAAGGCACGGTGATGAGTCTGACCCTGGTGGTCAAACCCCAAGATGTGCTCGAGGAGCAGCTGAACCGTCTGGCGCGCAAAGCCATCGGTGAAAACCTGGCCTCGACCCAGACCCGCCAGGATGTTGAAGAGGCTCGCGCGATCATCGGCCGTCAGCACAAGCTATACCGGGGCACCCTGGCATTTTACGTGCGCGGTCACGATGAACAGCAATTGCACCAGCGATCGGTCAGCCTGGCCAACGCGCTGTTGGGCGCGGGGCTGCAACCGGTACGCGAAGGCGATGAAGTGGCCGCCTGCAACAGTTATCTGCGTTGGTTGCCGATGGCTTACAACCCGGCCCGCGACACACGCAACTGGTACACCCGCCTGATGTTCGCCCAGCACCTGGCAAACCTGATTCCGGTGTGGGGCCGCAGCACTGGCACTGGCCACCCGGGCATCACTCTGTTCAATCGTGGTGGCTCGCCGTTGAGCTTCGATCCGTTGTCACGACTAGACCGGGCTATGAACGGCCATCTGCTGTTGTTCGGCCCGACCGGCGCCGGTAAGTCGGCCACCTTGGTCACCCTACTGATGCAGGTCATGGCGGTGTACCGCCCCCGCCTGTTTATCGTCGAGGCCGGTAACTCATTTGGCTTGCAGGGCGACTACTTCGCGATGCAAGACCTGTCGACGAACATGGTCCAATTGAAACCTGGTACCGCGATCAGCCTCGCCCCTTTCGCCGATGCCTCGCGCCTGGTCGAGCAGCCGGATCAGGTGGCGAGTCTGTCGATCGATGAGCTCGACGATGAGACGGTAGCCAGTAGCGAAAACCAACGCGACATTCTAGGCGAACTGGAAATCACTGCCCGCCTGATGATCACCGGCGGCGAGGCCAAGGAAGAGGCGCGCCTGAGTCGAGCCGATCGCAGCTTGATCCGCGAGTGCCTTCTGGATGCGGCGCAGACGTGCGTCGCGGCGGGTCACCAGGTACTGACTCGCGACGTGCGCGACGCCCTGCTGCGCGTCGCTGCTGACACGCGCTTGCCGGAGAAACGTCGTGAGCGTGCCCAGGAAATGGGTGAGTCCATCGACCTGTTTTGTCAGGGCTTCGAGGGTGAATTGTTCGATCGCGAGGGCGCACCTTGGCCCGAGAGCGATGTGACCATTGTCGACCTGGCCACTTACGCTCGCGAAGGCTACGAGGCACAGATGTCCATCAGCTACATCAGCCTGATGAACACCGTGAACAACCTTGCCGAGCGCGACCAGTACCTGGGGCGACCGATCATCATGGTCACCGACGAGGGCCATATCATCACCAAGAACCCCTTGCTGGCACCGTTCGTGGTCAAAGGCACGAAGATGTGGCGCAAGCTCGGTGCCTGGTTCTGGATGGCGACGCAAAACCTTGCCGACTTTCCCACTGCCGCGCAGACCATGCTCAACATGATCGAATGGTGGATTTGTTTGAACATGCCGCCCGCAGAGATTGAGGAAATCGCACGATTCAAAAAGCTCACATCGGCACAGAAAGCCTTGCTGCTCTCCGCCAGCAAGGAGCCGGGTAAATACACCGAGGGGGTCGTGCTGTCGAAGAAGCTCGAAACACTGTTTCGGGCCGTGCCGCCCAGTCTTTACCTCGCCCTGGCCATGACGGAGCCTGAGGAAAAGGCCGAGCGCTGGAGACTGATGCAGAGCACCGGCTGCTCGGAATTAGAAGCGGCTTACCGAGTAGCTGAACGGATCGATAAGATGCGAGGGATCAAGTGA
- a CDS encoding Crp/Fnr family transcriptional regulator yields the protein MLAYDQLLKQMAENQWFAGLAPDVQQEMLVDSRIQRLNPGEFLLRQGDAPGCFYGLVHGALKVSSLGEDGKEAILTVFEVGNWFGETSLLDGLPRMHDMSAVTAVEVRCIEPADFERLMSNNGFARAIAALQAMHSRLVYKMLEDSMLRSTRMRIARRLDHLAHGDTSLSLNERHVLNITQDSLAMMLGITRQTLALELKSMAGEGAVILKYGQVQIASLAKLKAMASGL from the coding sequence ATGCTTGCCTACGACCAACTCCTGAAGCAGATGGCCGAGAACCAGTGGTTCGCTGGCCTTGCACCTGACGTGCAACAGGAAATGCTCGTCGACAGCCGAATCCAGCGTCTCAATCCCGGAGAGTTTCTCCTTCGCCAAGGCGATGCGCCGGGCTGTTTCTATGGATTGGTCCACGGCGCGCTTAAGGTGTCCAGCTTAGGGGAAGATGGCAAAGAAGCGATTTTGACGGTGTTTGAAGTGGGTAATTGGTTCGGTGAGACGTCATTGCTCGACGGACTGCCGCGGATGCACGACATGAGCGCTGTGACTGCGGTCGAAGTGCGCTGCATTGAGCCCGCAGATTTCGAACGCCTGATGAGTAACAACGGTTTCGCACGGGCGATCGCGGCACTGCAAGCCATGCACTCTCGTCTCGTCTACAAAATGCTCGAAGACAGCATGCTGCGTTCGACCCGCATGCGCATCGCTCGTCGACTTGATCACCTAGCCCACGGCGATACATCTTTGTCGCTGAATGAGCGTCATGTCCTCAATATCACTCAGGACTCGCTGGCCATGATGCTTGGCATCACCCGGCAAACCCTTGCACTTGAGCTCAAGTCCATGGCAGGCGAGGGGGCGGTAATTCTAAAATACGGACAGGTTCAGATCGCATCGTTGGCAAAATTGAAGGCGATGGCGTCTGGATTGTGA
- a CDS encoding SDR family NAD(P)-dependent oxidoreductase: MSFTDEVVWITGASSGIGEGLAAAFLRDGAWVILSGRRVSELDRVAALAPDRTLVLPFDTTDYAALPELVERAWNWRGRVDRLINNAGISQRSLALDTDLAVYRQLMEVNYVAPVALTRQLLPLMVEQRSGQIAVVSSVAGKVGAPLRSGYCGAKHAVVGYFDALRAEVEEAYGIRVSVILPGSVRTSIAINSLEGNGASRGRSDDNIEHGMAVETVAELILNGLKNNSREIVVAEGIEAMALRLRTQDPEQLFTLTAREGTRLAKLREELGSGVSMDPAKL, translated from the coding sequence ATGTCATTCACAGATGAAGTTGTATGGATCACCGGCGCGTCCTCGGGTATCGGTGAAGGGTTGGCCGCGGCATTTTTGCGCGATGGCGCTTGGGTGATTCTTTCCGGGCGGCGCGTCAGTGAACTTGATCGAGTTGCAGCCCTGGCGCCGGATCGCACTCTCGTCCTACCGTTCGACACCACTGATTATGCCGCGCTTCCCGAATTAGTAGAGCGCGCCTGGAACTGGCGTGGCCGAGTAGACCGCTTGATCAACAACGCCGGCATCAGTCAAAGAAGCCTTGCGTTGGACACCGACCTAGCCGTCTATCGCCAGCTCATGGAGGTCAATTACGTTGCCCCCGTGGCGCTGACCCGACAGCTGCTACCGCTGATGGTTGAGCAGCGTAGCGGACAGATCGCAGTGGTCAGCTCGGTTGCCGGCAAAGTCGGCGCGCCACTGCGTTCGGGTTATTGCGGGGCAAAACATGCCGTCGTCGGTTACTTCGATGCCTTGCGCGCAGAAGTCGAAGAGGCCTATGGCATTCGCGTGAGTGTTATCCTGCCAGGATCAGTGCGGACGTCGATTGCGATTAACTCACTTGAAGGCAACGGTGCTTCGCGAGGCCGTTCCGATGACAATATTGAGCACGGTATGGCAGTGGAGACTGTTGCGGAGTTGATTCTGAACGGTTTGAAAAATAACAGTCGGGAAATTGTAGTGGCCGAAGGTATCGAGGCGATGGCTTTGCGGCTGCGCACCCAAGATCCGGAACAACTCTTCACTTTAACGGCCCGGGAGGGTACGCGTCTGGCGAAACTTCGTGAAGAGCTGGGGAGCGGCGTTTCCATGGATCCGGCTAAGCTTTAA
- a CDS encoding NAD(P)/FAD-dependent oxidoreductase: MLQWRNISLWMDQLEEPLVGRPSLERDLDVNVVIIGAGYTGLWTAYYLKRQAPELKIAIIEAQTAGFGASGRNGGWLMGNLLGENRLLAGLSFEQRRASFDLLHGIPDEVAQVIEREGIDCDYRKGGVLYCAARYPEQEISLRKHLNDLYAQGLTEADYRWLSPQQLAEQIRIAKPYGGIFAPHVATLHPAKLVRGLARIVEQMGVNIYENSPVTHWQSGSLRTDKAVVRASWVVPAVEGYAPTLPPLGRYQLPVQSLIVATEQLPANIWDEIGLSRGQAFGESSRQVTYGQRSADNRLVFGARGGYQFAGKLRDNFDLTDNEVDLRRYLFGELFPQLKDVRITHAWGGNLAMSRRFRPHMLCDHRSGIALSGGYGGEGVGASNLGGRTLADLILGLETPLIRQPWVIPQGNLDTLKAWEREPCRWLGYSAIIHSFVHEDQILANPGTASWRRRMASGIAGFMEGFMQ; the protein is encoded by the coding sequence ATGCTGCAATGGCGCAATATCAGCTTATGGATGGACCAGCTGGAAGAGCCGCTGGTGGGTCGACCATCCTTGGAGCGCGACTTGGACGTCAACGTCGTGATCATCGGCGCTGGCTATACCGGGTTGTGGACCGCCTATTACCTCAAACGCCAGGCGCCTGAACTGAAGATTGCCATCATCGAAGCGCAAACCGCAGGCTTTGGCGCTTCGGGCCGCAACGGTGGCTGGCTGATGGGCAATCTGCTGGGTGAGAACCGTTTGCTCGCGGGTTTGTCTTTCGAGCAACGCCGCGCGTCCTTCGACTTACTGCACGGCATCCCCGATGAAGTGGCTCAGGTCATCGAACGCGAAGGCATTGATTGTGACTACCGCAAGGGTGGAGTGTTGTATTGCGCAGCCCGCTATCCGGAACAGGAGATTAGCCTACGCAAGCATCTCAATGATCTTTATGCCCAAGGCCTGACCGAAGCCGATTATCGCTGGTTGAGCCCACAGCAGTTGGCCGAGCAGATCCGCATCGCCAAACCTTACGGTGGCATCTTCGCGCCTCATGTCGCAACCCTTCATCCAGCCAAACTGGTTCGAGGCTTGGCACGGATAGTCGAGCAGATGGGGGTCAACATCTACGAGAACAGTCCAGTGACCCACTGGCAATCCGGCAGTTTGCGCACTGACAAAGCCGTAGTCCGCGCTTCCTGGGTAGTGCCTGCGGTCGAGGGCTATGCCCCAACTCTGCCGCCGTTGGGACGTTATCAATTGCCGGTGCAAAGCCTGATCGTCGCCACCGAGCAGTTGCCCGCCAACATTTGGGATGAAATTGGCCTAAGCCGAGGCCAAGCCTTTGGCGAAAGCAGCCGACAAGTCACCTATGGCCAGCGCTCAGCGGACAATCGTCTTGTGTTTGGGGCCCGTGGCGGCTATCAGTTTGCCGGTAAGTTGCGAGATAACTTTGACCTGACTGATAACGAAGTAGATCTGCGCCGCTATCTATTCGGCGAGCTGTTTCCTCAGCTCAAGGATGTTCGCATTACTCACGCCTGGGGCGGCAATCTAGCCATGTCACGTCGTTTCAGGCCGCACATGCTCTGTGACCACCGATCAGGCATTGCTTTGTCCGGCGGTTACGGCGGTGAGGGAGTAGGCGCCAGCAACCTCGGCGGTCGGACCCTGGCGGACCTGATCCTGGGTCTTGAGACGCCTCTAATTCGCCAGCCTTGGGTCATTCCCCAAGGCAATCTCGACACCCTAAAGGCCTGGGAACGGGAACCCTGCCGTTGGCTGGGCTACAGCGCGATTATTCATAGCTTTGTTCATGAAGACCAGATCCTGGCCAACCCCGGCACTGCGTCGTGGCGTCGACGCATGGCCAGTGGAATTGCCGGATTCATGGAAGGTTTCATGCAGTAA
- a CDS encoding cupin domain-containing protein, which yields MNITHFKDALSSHLPYSSPVAVPLGEPVAVASTLSVERSDGVETGIWECTPGLWRRQIVSQEFCHFVKGRCTFTPDNGETIHIEAGDALMLPANSAGIWNVLESVRKTYVLIL from the coding sequence ATGAATATCACTCACTTCAAAGATGCTCTAAGCAGTCACTTGCCATATTCATCCCCAGTCGCCGTGCCCTTGGGCGAGCCAGTGGCTGTGGCGTCCACCCTAAGCGTGGAACGCAGCGATGGCGTCGAAACCGGTATTTGGGAATGCACCCCCGGGCTCTGGCGGCGCCAAATCGTTAGCCAAGAGTTCTGCCACTTCGTCAAAGGCCGCTGCACTTTCACTCCAGACAATGGTGAAACCATACACATCGAAGCTGGCGACGCATTGATGCTGCCGGCCAACAGTGCTGGTATCTGGAACGTTCTGGAATCGGTGCGCAAGACCTATGTATTGATCCTCTAA
- a CDS encoding polyamine ABC transporter substrate-binding protein, producing the protein MRAIALLPLLLITTLSQATESVRIYNWSDYIAPDTTKNFEKETGIGFTYDVYDSNETLDGKLMTGKSGYDVVFPSNHFMARQIQGGALKKLDKSQLPNWKNLNPILLKALETNDPGNAHGFPYLWGSTGIGYNIDKVKAALGDNAPVDSWDLIFKPENMAKLQKCGVAILDNGPELLPAALNYLGLPHHSKKAEDYKKAEDLLMKVRPYVAYFHSSKYTADLANGDICVAVGFSGDILQAESRAKEAKNGVNIGYNIPKEGAAIWFDMVAMPAEAPNEQAGYAFMNYLLRPEVMADITNYVHYANGNAAADKLVDPAIKSDTKVYPNPEMMGKLFSLEAMPMDIDRIRTRSWNKIRTGS; encoded by the coding sequence ATGAGAGCCATTGCGCTGTTACCCCTGTTGCTCATTACCACCCTCAGTCAAGCTACCGAGTCGGTTAGGATTTACAACTGGTCGGATTATATCGCGCCGGACACTACCAAGAACTTCGAGAAAGAGACTGGCATCGGGTTCACCTACGACGTCTACGACAGCAACGAAACCCTTGATGGAAAGTTGATGACCGGTAAATCCGGCTACGACGTGGTGTTCCCGTCCAACCACTTCATGGCCCGGCAGATCCAGGGCGGGGCGCTAAAGAAGCTCGACAAGAGCCAGTTGCCCAACTGGAAGAACCTCAACCCGATACTGCTCAAGGCCCTGGAAACCAATGACCCGGGGAATGCCCACGGTTTCCCGTATCTGTGGGGCAGTACTGGAATCGGTTACAACATTGATAAGGTCAAGGCGGCATTGGGTGACAACGCCCCGGTGGACTCTTGGGACCTGATCTTCAAGCCCGAGAACATGGCCAAATTGCAGAAATGTGGGGTGGCGATCCTCGACAACGGCCCGGAACTACTACCGGCCGCGTTGAACTATCTGGGCTTGCCACACCACAGTAAAAAAGCCGAGGACTACAAAAAGGCTGAGGACCTGCTGATGAAAGTGCGTCCTTACGTGGCGTACTTCCATTCCTCGAAATACACCGCCGACTTGGCTAATGGCGATATCTGCGTGGCCGTCGGCTTCTCCGGCGACATCCTGCAGGCTGAAAGCCGCGCGAAGGAAGCCAAGAACGGTGTGAACATCGGCTACAACATTCCCAAGGAAGGCGCCGCCATCTGGTTCGACATGGTCGCCATGCCCGCCGAAGCCCCTAACGAACAAGCCGGCTACGCATTCATGAACTATCTGCTACGCCCGGAAGTGATGGCCGATATCACTAATTACGTACATTACGCCAATGGCAATGCGGCAGCTGACAAGTTGGTAGACCCGGCGATCAAGAGCGATACCAAGGTCTACCCTAACCCTGAAATGATGGGCAAATTATTTTCTCTGGAAGCCATGCCAATGGATATCGACAGAATCCGTACACGGTCGTGGAATAAGATACGTACAGGTAGCTAA
- a CDS encoding TIGR03756 family integrating conjugative element protein, whose translation MSAACPHISPQKLHPLVLSILLASGSSVALDTDSITASVLSPDCLEYRVVGICFWLLCTPFGCTVKTSTKVRHFIPELVVSSYTTTGSNPWTEMAALSSPISGAEGGGNLITPNTQRDNLPRFKNVDGIGHPGGWAATQLASQSGYACASGATAFMPYYLSTLDSLAWRHGIPESLYPESLVPGIREIGRQLAGNMWGNVYPRQGFLVQPDDFKAAAVMAQRAGDVITRNWQPHVYFPLIPVPRDGYWPPGPIVENEASSHKWQLLSPLVQPTCAIFPSDPVQSADGGYAWSLWRPYSCCKREGQTFLFSIDFEGGAS comes from the coding sequence ATGTCTGCTGCCTGCCCGCACATTTCGCCCCAGAAGTTACATCCTTTGGTGCTGAGCATTCTGCTGGCATCCGGGTCAAGCGTGGCGCTGGATACCGACAGCATTACCGCCTCCGTACTTTCTCCAGACTGCCTCGAGTACAGAGTCGTCGGCATCTGCTTCTGGTTGCTCTGCACCCCCTTCGGCTGCACGGTTAAAACTTCAACCAAGGTCCGTCATTTCATTCCTGAACTGGTGGTCTCGAGCTATACCACCACCGGCAGCAATCCGTGGACCGAGATGGCCGCTCTCTCCTCTCCCATCAGCGGTGCGGAAGGTGGCGGTAACCTGATCACGCCGAACACCCAGCGCGATAACCTGCCTCGTTTCAAAAATGTTGATGGCATTGGCCATCCCGGAGGCTGGGCCGCCACGCAACTGGCTTCTCAGTCCGGCTATGCCTGCGCCAGCGGCGCCACAGCGTTCATGCCCTACTACCTGAGCACTTTGGACTCACTGGCCTGGCGTCATGGCATCCCGGAAAGCCTTTACCCCGAGTCGCTCGTGCCTGGGATCCGTGAAATCGGTCGTCAGCTCGCGGGAAACATGTGGGGCAACGTCTATCCCCGGCAAGGATTTTTGGTGCAACCCGACGACTTCAAAGCCGCTGCGGTAATGGCGCAGCGGGCGGGTGATGTCATTACCCGCAACTGGCAACCGCACGTGTATTTCCCGCTCATACCCGTACCACGCGATGGTTATTGGCCGCCTGGCCCAATCGTTGAAAACGAAGCTTCGAGCCACAAATGGCAATTGCTCTCCCCTCTGGTTCAGCCAACATGTGCCATCTTCCCCAGCGATCCGGTGCAGAGCGCGGATGGCGGCTACGCCTGGTCTCTGTGGCGCCCCTATAGCTGCTGCAAGCGTGAGGGACAGACCTTCCTGTTCAGCATCGACTTCGAAGGTGGTGCTTCATGA